Proteins from a genomic interval of Coccinella septempunctata chromosome 2, icCocSept1.1, whole genome shotgun sequence:
- the LOC123307488 gene encoding zinc finger autosomal protein-like isoform X1, producing the protein MGEHCIVIEDADIVIDEVKLEEKPEIIDICEHFIDEEGVYDREEFVIKNEGSCTNFSNVEVDANQSTAFFNKKISQVFDPTTIKSEPVHLDQCEFPKCHLVGAREEKYLDEPIQYEHTDHTYCSKYDEKCHVKSEILEFVEQFIDNEGVHDREEYIIENEKMNSNSLLIEDNSNQSPASFNEEMPPVLATGIKSDMFNLGVLDTCEQFIDEEGVHDREEYIIENEKINPNSLIREGDANQSPAFFTKETPQIFDIENDEALPVTINNQECHMCDFETNDEKDLALHIKSVHSNIKCHLCEYVTSRKRDFLMHVEHVHLDRGKKQECYISGCAAHLETTLNLHMKSVHLKTKEHKCHLCEYASSEKNVLEKHIISVHLKIKDHKCNLCEYASSEKNVLEKHIKSVHLKIKEHKCNLCEYAASKKQTLQRHFDTVHLKIKTHRCHLCEYAGSVKEALERHIKSVHLKIKKHKCNLCEYAASEKDTLRRHFDSVHLDIKKHKCHLCEFATSAKQTLDSHVKSVHLKIKTHWCHLCEYASSEKNVLGKHIKSVHLKIKEHKCNLCEYAGSAKRDLERHIKSVHFKIKEHKCNLCEYAASKKHTLRRHFDTVHLKIKEHK; encoded by the exons ATGGGTGAACATTGTATTGTTATTGAAGATGCTGATATTGTCATTGATGA AGTGAAGTTAGAAGAAAAACCAGAGATCATAGACATATGCGAACACTTCATAGATGAAGAAGGAGTTTACGATAGAGAAGAATTTGTAATAAAGAACGAAGGAAGTTGCACGAATTTCTCAAATGTAGAAGTTGATGCAAATCAGTCAACTgcctttttcaacaaaaaaatctcTCAAGTATTTGATCCCACGACCATCAAATCTGAACCGGTTCACTTGGACCAGTGTGAATTTCCTAAATGTCACTTGGTTGGTGCAAGGgaagaaaaatatcttgatgAACCCATACAATATGAACATACCGATCATACATACTGTAGTAAATATGACGAGAAATGTCATGTCAAATCAGAAATCTTAGAATTTGTCGAACAATTTATAGACAATGAAGGAGTTCATGACAGAGAAGAATAtataattgagaatgaaaaaatgaacTCAAATTCCCTACTTATTGAAGACAATTCAAATCAATCACCTGCCTCTTTTAACGAAGAAATGCCTCCAGTATTAGCAACAGGCATAAAATCTGATATGTTTAACTTAGGAGTTTTGGACACTTGTGAACAATTTATAGACGAAGAAGGTGTTCACGATAGAGAAGAATatataattgaaaatgaaaaaattaacccAAACTCCCTAATTAGAGAAGGTGATGCAAATCAATCACCTGCCTTTTTTACCAAAGAAACGCCTCAAATATTTGATATAGAGAATGATGAAGCTCTTCCTGTGACTATCAACAATCAAGAGTGTCATATGTGTGATTTTGAGACCAATGATGAAAAAGACCTTGCGTTACATATCAAATCTGTTCATTCGAATATTAAGTGTCATTTATGTGAGTATGTTACTAGCAGAAAAAGGGACTTTCTAATGCATGTCGAGCATGTTCATCTGGATAGAGGGAAGAAACAAGAATGTTACATTTCTGGATGTGCTGCACATTTGGAAACAACCCTTAATCTTCACatgaaatctgttcatttgaaaactaaggaacacaagtgtcacttatgtgaatatgcttcaagtgaaaaaaatgttcttgaaaaacatataatatcagttcatttgaaaattaaggatcaCAAATgcaacttatgtgaatatgcttcaagtgaaaaaaatgttcttgaaaaacatataaaatcagttcatttgaaaattaaggaacacaaatgcaacttatgtgaatatgctgcgagTAAAAAACAGACTCTTCAAAG GCATTTTGacactgttcatttgaaaattaagacgCACaggtgtcacttatgtgaatatgctgggAGTGTTAAAGAGGCCCTTGAAAGACATATAaaatcagttcatttgaaaattaagaaaCACAAATgcaacttatgtgaatatgctgcgagTGAAAAAGATACTCTTCGAAGGCATTTTGACTCTGTTCATTTGGATATTAAAAAACacaaatgtcacttatgtgaatttgCTACGAGTGCAAAACAGACACTTGATAGTCAcgtgaaatctgttcatttgaaaattaagacgCACtggtgtcacttatgtgaatatgcttcaagtgaaaaaaatgttcttggaaaacatataaaatcagttcatttgaaaattaaggaacacaaatgcaacttatgtgaatatgctgggAGTGCTAAGCGTGACCTTGAAAGACATATAAAATCAGTTCATTTTaaaattaaggaacacaaatgcaacttatgtgaatatgctgcgagTAAAAAACATACTCTTCGAAGGCATTTTGacactgttcatttgaaaattaaggaacacaaaTGA
- the LOC123307488 gene encoding zinc finger autosomal protein-like isoform X2 — protein sequence MGEHCIVIEDADIVIDEVKLEEKPEIIDICEHFIDEEGVYDREEFVIKNEGSCTNFSNVEVDANQSTAFFNKKISQVFDPTTIKSEPVHLDQCEFPKCHLVGAREEKYLDEPIQYEHTDHTYCSKYDEKCHVKSEILEFVEQFIDNEGVHDREEYIIENEKMNSNSLLIEDNSNQSPASFNEEMPPVLATGIKSDMFNLGVLDTCEQFIDEEGVHDREEYIIENEKINPNSLIREGDANQSPAFFTKETPQIFDIENDEALPVTINNQECHMCDFETNDEKDLALHIKSVHSNIKCHLCEYVTSRKRDFLMHVEHVHLDRGKKQECYISGCAAHLETTLNLHMKSVHLKTKEHKCHLCEYASSEKNVLEKHIISVHLKIKDHKCNLCEYASSEKNVLEKHIKSVHLKIKEHKCNLCEYAASKKQTLQRHFDTVHLKIKTHRCHLCEYAGSVKEALERHIKSVHLKIKKHKCNLCEYAASEKDTLRRHFDSVHLDIKKHKCHLCEFATSAKQTLDSHVKSVHLKIKTHWCHLCEYASSEKNVLGKHIKSVHLKIKEHKCNLCEYAGSAKRDLERHIKSVHFKIKEHKCNLCEYAASKKHTLRRHFDTVHLKIKEHK from the exons ATGGGTGAACATTGTATTGTTATTGAAGATGCTGATATTGTCATTGATGA AGTGAAGTTAGAAGAAAAACCAGAGATCATAGACATATGCGAACACTTCATAGATGAAGAAGGAGTTTACGATAGAGAAGAATTTGTAATAAAGAACGAAGGAAGTTGCACGAATTTCTCAAATGTAGAAGTTGATGCAAATCAGTCAACTgcctttttcaacaaaaaaatctcTCAAGTATTTGATCCCACGACCATCAAATCTGAACCGGTTCACTTGGACCAGTGTGAATTTCCTAAATGTCACTTGGTTGGTGCAAGGgaagaaaaatatcttgatgAACCCATACAATATGAACATACCGATCATACATACTGTAGTAAATATGACGAGAAATGTCATGTCAAATCAGAAATCTTAGAATTTGTCGAACAATTTATAGACAATGAAGGAGTTCATGACAGAGAAGAATAtataattgagaatgaaaaaatgaacTCAAATTCCCTACTTATTGAAGACAATTCAAATCAATCACCTGCCTCTTTTAACGAAGAAATGCCTCCAGTATTAGCAACAGGCATAAAATCTGATATGTTTAACTTAGGAGTTTTGGACACTTGTGAACAATTTATAGACGAAGAAGGTGTTCACGATAGAGAAGAATatataattgaaaatgaaaaaattaacccAAACTCCCTAATTAGAGAAGGTGATGCAAATCAATCACCTGCCTTTTTTACCAAAGAAACGCCTCAAATATTTGATATAGAGAATGATGAAGCTCTTCCTGTGACTATCAACAATCAAGAGTGTCATATGTGTGATTTTGAGACCAATGATGAAAAAGACCTTGCGTTACATATCAAATCTGTTCATTCGAATATTAAGTGTCATTTATGTGAGTATGTTACTAGCAGAAAAAGGGACTTTCTAATGCATGTCGAGCATGTTCATCTGGATAGAGGGAAGAAACAAGAATGTTACATTTCTGGATGTGCTGCACATTTGGAAACAACCCTTAATCTTCACatgaaatctgttcatttgaaaactaaggaacacaagtgtcacttatgtgaatatgcttcaagtgaaaaaaatgttcttgaaaaacatataatatcagttcatttgaaaattaaggatcaCAAATgcaacttatgtgaatatgcttcaagtgaaaaaaatgttcttgaaaaacatataaaatcagttcatttgaaaattaaggaacacaaatgcaacttatgtgaatatgctgcgagTAAAAAACAGACTCTTCAAAGGCATTTTGacactgttcatttgaaaattaagacgCACag gtgtcacttatgtgaatatgctgggAGTGTTAAAGAGGCCCTTGAAAGACATATAaaatcagttcatttgaaaattaagaaaCACAAATgcaacttatgtgaatatgctgcgagTGAAAAAGATACTCTTCGAAGGCATTTTGACTCTGTTCATTTGGATATTAAAAAACacaaatgtcacttatgtgaatttgCTACGAGTGCAAAACAGACACTTGATAGTCAcgtgaaatctgttcatttgaaaattaagacgCACtggtgtcacttatgtgaatatgcttcaagtgaaaaaaatgttcttggaaaacatataaaatcagttcatttgaaaattaaggaacacaaatgcaacttatgtgaatatgctgggAGTGCTAAGCGTGACCTTGAAAGACATATAAAATCAGTTCATTTTaaaattaaggaacacaaatgcaacttatgtgaatatgctgcgagTAAAAAACATACTCTTCGAAGGCATTTTGacactgttcatttgaaaattaaggaacacaaaTGA
- the LOC123307488 gene encoding zinc finger autosomal protein-like isoform X3 produces MGEHCIVIEDADIDEVKLEEKPEIIDICEHFIDEEGVYDREEFVIKNEGSCTNFSNVEVDANQSTAFFNKKISQVFDPTTIKSEPVHLDQCEFPKCHLVGAREEKYLDEPIQYEHTDHTYCSKYDEKCHVKSEILEFVEQFIDNEGVHDREEYIIENEKMNSNSLLIEDNSNQSPASFNEEMPPVLATGIKSDMFNLGVLDTCEQFIDEEGVHDREEYIIENEKINPNSLIREGDANQSPAFFTKETPQIFDIENDEALPVTINNQECHMCDFETNDEKDLALHIKSVHSNIKCHLCEYVTSRKRDFLMHVEHVHLDRGKKQECYISGCAAHLETTLNLHMKSVHLKTKEHKCHLCEYASSEKNVLEKHIISVHLKIKDHKCNLCEYASSEKNVLEKHIKSVHLKIKEHKCNLCEYAASKKQTLQRHFDTVHLKIKTHRCHLCEYAGSVKEALERHIKSVHLKIKKHKCNLCEYAASEKDTLRRHFDSVHLDIKKHKCHLCEFATSAKQTLDSHVKSVHLKIKTHWCHLCEYASSEKNVLGKHIKSVHLKIKEHKCNLCEYAGSAKRDLERHIKSVHFKIKEHKCNLCEYAASKKHTLRRHFDTVHLKIKEHK; encoded by the exons AGTGAAGTTAGAAGAAAAACCAGAGATCATAGACATATGCGAACACTTCATAGATGAAGAAGGAGTTTACGATAGAGAAGAATTTGTAATAAAGAACGAAGGAAGTTGCACGAATTTCTCAAATGTAGAAGTTGATGCAAATCAGTCAACTgcctttttcaacaaaaaaatctcTCAAGTATTTGATCCCACGACCATCAAATCTGAACCGGTTCACTTGGACCAGTGTGAATTTCCTAAATGTCACTTGGTTGGTGCAAGGgaagaaaaatatcttgatgAACCCATACAATATGAACATACCGATCATACATACTGTAGTAAATATGACGAGAAATGTCATGTCAAATCAGAAATCTTAGAATTTGTCGAACAATTTATAGACAATGAAGGAGTTCATGACAGAGAAGAATAtataattgagaatgaaaaaatgaacTCAAATTCCCTACTTATTGAAGACAATTCAAATCAATCACCTGCCTCTTTTAACGAAGAAATGCCTCCAGTATTAGCAACAGGCATAAAATCTGATATGTTTAACTTAGGAGTTTTGGACACTTGTGAACAATTTATAGACGAAGAAGGTGTTCACGATAGAGAAGAATatataattgaaaatgaaaaaattaacccAAACTCCCTAATTAGAGAAGGTGATGCAAATCAATCACCTGCCTTTTTTACCAAAGAAACGCCTCAAATATTTGATATAGAGAATGATGAAGCTCTTCCTGTGACTATCAACAATCAAGAGTGTCATATGTGTGATTTTGAGACCAATGATGAAAAAGACCTTGCGTTACATATCAAATCTGTTCATTCGAATATTAAGTGTCATTTATGTGAGTATGTTACTAGCAGAAAAAGGGACTTTCTAATGCATGTCGAGCATGTTCATCTGGATAGAGGGAAGAAACAAGAATGTTACATTTCTGGATGTGCTGCACATTTGGAAACAACCCTTAATCTTCACatgaaatctgttcatttgaaaactaaggaacacaagtgtcacttatgtgaatatgcttcaagtgaaaaaaatgttcttgaaaaacatataatatcagttcatttgaaaattaaggatcaCAAATgcaacttatgtgaatatgcttcaagtgaaaaaaatgttcttgaaaaacatataaaatcagttcatttgaaaattaaggaacacaaatgcaacttatgtgaatatgctgcgagTAAAAAACAGACTCTTCAAAG GCATTTTGacactgttcatttgaaaattaagacgCACaggtgtcacttatgtgaatatgctgggAGTGTTAAAGAGGCCCTTGAAAGACATATAaaatcagttcatttgaaaattaagaaaCACAAATgcaacttatgtgaatatgctgcgagTGAAAAAGATACTCTTCGAAGGCATTTTGACTCTGTTCATTTGGATATTAAAAAACacaaatgtcacttatgtgaatttgCTACGAGTGCAAAACAGACACTTGATAGTCAcgtgaaatctgttcatttgaaaattaagacgCACtggtgtcacttatgtgaatatgcttcaagtgaaaaaaatgttcttggaaaacatataaaatcagttcatttgaaaattaaggaacacaaatgcaacttatgtgaatatgctgggAGTGCTAAGCGTGACCTTGAAAGACATATAAAATCAGTTCATTTTaaaattaaggaacacaaatgcaacttatgtgaatatgctgcgagTAAAAAACATACTCTTCGAAGGCATTTTGacactgttcatttgaaaattaaggaacacaaaTGA